One region of Carya illinoinensis cultivar Pawnee chromosome 8, C.illinoinensisPawnee_v1, whole genome shotgun sequence genomic DNA includes:
- the LOC122318883 gene encoding uncharacterized protein LOC122318883: protein MANHDLILGQSHNLGLGQNQQLVLGHNHNLGHGQDHDLELGQAPEHHLGLGQTHDHELVLAHGHDHELGLGHDHDQVEDGGHSYGHENDLGLDRKPDHDDHELALTGHNHELALLENNELGVSENQDLDENLELAIDSSQEMGIEPVQDLTIHQSQLLVNSSPIIQARSIVASPNYELSVGQEFPDVKSCRRALRDTAIALHFEIQTIKSDKTRFTAKCASEGCPWRIHAAKLPGVLTFTIRTIHESHTCGGISHLGHQQASVQWVATSVEQRLKENPNYKPKEILEEIHRVHGITLSYKQAWRGKERIMAAMRGSFEEGYRLLPPYCEQVKRTNPGSIASVYGNPTDNCFQRLFISFQASIYGFLNACRPLLGLDKTYLKSKYLGTLLLATGFDGDGSLFPLAFGVVDEESDENWMWFLSELHNLLEINTENMPRLTILSDRQKGIVDGVEANFPTAFHGFCMRHLSESFRKEFNNTMLVNLLWEAAHALTVIEFEAKVLEIEEISQDAAYWIRRIPPRLWATAYFEGTRFGHLTANIVESLNTWILEASGLPIIQMMECIRRQLMTWFNERRETSMQWTSILVPSAERHVAEALERARTYQVLRANEAEFEVISHEGTNIVDIRNRCCLCRGWQLYGLPCAHAVAALLSCRQNVHRFTESCFTVATYRKTYSQTIHPIPDKSLWKESSEGDPNASKSIEVLINPPKSLRPPGRPRKKRVRAEDRGRVKRVVHCSRCNQTGHFRTTCAAPI, encoded by the coding sequence ATGGCTAATCATGATTTGATTCTTGGGCAAAGCCACAACTTAGGCCTTGGGCAGAATCAGCAGTTGGTGCTAGGCCACAATCATAATCTGGGGCATGGGCAGGACCATGATTTGGAATTGGGACAAGCCCCTGAACATCACTTGGGTTTGGGACAGACCCATGACCATGAACTGGTTTTAGCACATGGGCATGACCACGAATTGGGCTTAGGGCATGACCATGACCAAGTAGAGGATGGTGGTCACAGTTATGGTCATGAGAATGACTTAGGGTTGGATCGGAAACCTGATCATGATGATCACGAGTTGGCTCTCACTGGACATAATCATGAATTAGCTTTATTGGAGAACAATGAACTTGGTGTTTCAGAAAACCAAGACCTTGATGAGAATCTTGAACTAGCTATTGATTCAAGCCAGGAAATGGGGATTGAGCCTGTACAAGATCTGACCATTCACCAATCCCAACTTTTAGTCAATTCCAGTCCCATAATCCAGGCTCGTTCAATTGTTGCTAGTCCTAATTATGAGCTGTCGGTGGGgcaagagttccccgatgttaAGAGCTGTCGAAGAGCATTGAGAGATACGGCTATTGCACTTCACTTTGAAATTCAGACCATAAAATCTGACAAAACACGTTTTACTGCAAAATGTGCTAGTGAAGGATGCCCCTGGCGCATTCACGCTGCAAAGCTTCCTGGGGTTCTGACTTTCACAATTAGGACAATCCATGAGTCTCATACATGTGGAGGAATTTCTCATCTTGGCCATCAGCAAGCCTCAGTCCAGTGGGTTGCAACCTCTGTGGAGCAACGGCTTAAGGAGAACCCTAATTACAAGCCAAAGGAGATACTCGAAGAAATTCATCGGGTTCATGGTATCACCTTATCTTACAAGCAAGCTTGGCGAGGCAAGGAGCGAATCATGGCTGCTATGCGTGGATCCTTTGAAGAAGGGTATCGCTTGCTTCCACCATACTGTGAACAGGTGAAACGGACAAACCCGGGGAGTATTGCATCTGTTTATGGAAACCCAACCGATAACTGCTTTCAGCGTCTCTTCATATCATTTCAGGCATCCATTTACGGTTTTCTCAATGCTTGTCGaccacttcttgggcttgataAGACATATTTGAAAAGCAAGTATCTTGGTACTTTGCTTCTAGCTACTGGTTTTGATGGTGATGGCTCTCTGTTTCCTCTTGCATTTGGTGTTGTTGATGAGGAAAGTGATGAAAATTGGATGTGGTTTCTATCAGAACTTCACAACCTGCTTGAAATTAATACTGAAAATATGCCAAGGCTTACCATTTTGTCAGACAGGCAGAAGGGGATTGTTGATGGAGTAGAAGCAAATTTTCCAACTGCGTTTCATGGATTTTGTATGCGTCACTTGAGTGAAAGCTTTCGCAAGGAGTTTAATAACACAATGCTTGTCAACCTTTTATGGGAGGCTGCTCATGCTCTCACAGTAATTGAATTTGAAGCAAAAGTTTTAGAGATAGAAGAGATTTCACAAGATGCCGCATATTGGATCCGAAGAATCCCCCCTCGTTTATGGGCTACAGCCTACTTTGAGGGAACACGCTTTGGGCATTTAACAGCCAACATAGTTGAGTCATTAAATACTTGGATTTTGGAGGCCTCTGGGCTTCCAATAATTCAGATGATGGAGTGCATCAGAAGGCAGCTAATGACTTGGTTCAATGAACGCCGAGAAACCAGTATGCAATGGACATCAATACTTGTTCCTTCTGCAGAGAGGCATGTTGCAGAGGCTCTTGAACGTGCTCGCACATATCAGGTTCTACGTGCTAATGAAGCTGAATTTGAAGTCATATCTCATGAAGGAACAAATATTGTTGACATTCGGAATCGTTGCTGCCTTTGTCGGGGTTGGCAGTTGTACGGTTTACCTTGTGCACATGCTGTGGCAGCACTCCTCTCTTGCAGGCAGAACGTCCATCGATTTACTGAGAGCTGCTTCACTGTTGCTACCTATCGCAAAACATACTCACAAACCATACATCCCATCCCAGATAAATCTCTTTGGAAAGAGTCATCTGAGGGGGATCCAAATGCCAGTAAGAGTATTGAAGTTCTTATTAACCCACCCAAATCACTTCGGCCACCTGGACGACCAAGAAAGAAGCGAGTTCGAGCAGAAGACCGCGGCCGTGTGAAGCGAGTTGTGCATTGTAGCCGTTGCAATCAGACAGGTCACTTTAGAACAACATGTGCAGCACCCATATGA